From a region of the Paraburkholderia hospita genome:
- a CDS encoding glutamate synthase-related protein produces MNDHQQPLSTVPAAQGLYDPANEHDACGVGFVAHIKGKKSHEIIQQGLKILENLDHRGAVGADPLMGDGAGILIQIPDSFYREEMAKQGVTLPPEGEYGVGMIFLPKEHASRLACEQELERTVKAEGQVVLGWRDVPADHTMPISPTVKASEPLIRQIFIGRGKDIMVTDALERKLYVIRKTASHRIQALKLKHGKEYFVPSMSARTVVYKGLLLAGQVGVYYRDLQDERVVSALALVHQRFSTNTFPAWELAHPYRMIAHNGEINTVKGNVNWLNARTGAIASHVLGDDLPKLWPLIYPGQSDTASFDNCLELLVMAGYPLVHAVMMMIPEAWEQHTLMDDNRRAFYEYHAAMMEPWDGPAAIAFTDGRQIGATLDRNGLRPARYIVTDDDLVIMASEAGTLLIPESKIVKKWRLQPGKMFLIDMEHGRIIDDKELKDNLANAKPYKSWIDAVRIKLDEIEPNAEDVVTERREAAALLDRQQAFGYTQEDLKFLMAPMAQAGEEAVGSMGNDSPLAVMSNKNKTLYHYFKQLFAQVTNPPIDPIRENMVMSLVSFVGPKPNLLDTNNINPPMRLEVSQPVLDFKDIAKIRAIDQYTGGKFSSYELNICYPVAWGKEGIEARLASLCAEAVDAVKSGYNMLIVSDRKTDRDNVAIPALLATSAIHSHLVQQGLRTSTGLVVETGSARETHHFALLAGFGAEAVHPYLAMETLAQMAVGMKGDLSAEKAVYNFTKAVGKGLYKVMSKMGISTYMSYTGAQIFEAIGLAEDLVSKYFKGTASKVGGIGLFEVAEEAIRLHRDAFGDNPVLANMLDAGGEYAYRVRGEDHMWTPDAIAKLQHSARSNSYQTYKEYAHLINDQTKRHMTFRGLFEFKVDPSKAIPLDEVESAKDIVKRFATGAMSLGSISTEAHATLAVAMNRIGGKSNTGEGGEDENRYRNELRGIPIKNGDTMKTILGDEVVTDIPLKEGDSLRSKIKQVASGRFGVTAEYLASADQIQIKMAQGAKPGEGGQLPGHKVSEYIGKLRYSVPGVGLISPPPHHDIYSIEDLAQLIHDLKNANSAASISVKLVSEVGVGTVAAGVAKAKADHVVIAGHDGGTGASPLSSVKHAGTPWELGLAETQQTLVLNQLRGRIRVQADGQMKTGRDVVIGALLGADEFGFATAPLVVEGCIMMRKCHLNTCPVGVATQDPVLRAKFQGQPEHVVNFFFFIAEEVREIMAQLGVRKFNDLIGHSEFLDMKKGIEHWKAKGLDFSRVFYQPSVPASVARMHVDSQDHGLDRALDHVLIEKAKAAIEKGEHVSFIQPVRNVNRTVGAMLSGTIAKKYGHDGLPDDAIHIQLKGTAGQSFGAFLAKGITLDLVGDGNDYVGKGLSGGRIIIRPTNDFRGKSEENIICGNTVMYGAIEGESFFRGVAGERFCVRNSGATAVVEGTGDHGCEYMTGGTVVVLGETGRNFAAGMSGGLAYVYDVDGSFAAKCNKSMVALEPVLQQAEQERTVDKALWHIGQTDEALLKGLIERHFQFTGSPRAKALLENWDASRRQFVKVFPTEYKRALGEMGAKKAAKEVLAA; encoded by the coding sequence ATGAACGACCATCAGCAGCCGCTTTCCACGGTTCCCGCCGCGCAAGGTCTATATGACCCGGCAAACGAGCACGACGCATGCGGCGTCGGCTTCGTTGCGCATATCAAGGGCAAGAAAAGCCACGAAATCATCCAGCAGGGCCTGAAGATTCTCGAGAACCTCGATCACCGGGGCGCCGTCGGCGCCGATCCGCTGATGGGCGACGGCGCGGGCATCCTGATCCAGATTCCGGACTCGTTCTACCGCGAGGAAATGGCCAAGCAGGGCGTGACGCTGCCGCCCGAGGGCGAATACGGCGTCGGCATGATCTTCCTGCCGAAGGAACACGCGTCGCGTCTCGCTTGCGAACAGGAACTGGAGCGCACGGTGAAGGCCGAAGGCCAGGTCGTGCTGGGCTGGCGCGACGTGCCCGCCGACCACACCATGCCGATTTCGCCGACTGTGAAGGCGAGCGAGCCGCTGATCCGCCAGATCTTCATCGGACGCGGCAAGGACATCATGGTGACGGACGCGCTGGAGCGGAAGCTGTACGTGATCCGCAAGACGGCGAGCCACCGCATCCAGGCGCTCAAGCTCAAGCACGGCAAGGAATACTTCGTGCCGTCGATGTCGGCGCGCACGGTAGTCTACAAGGGTCTGCTGCTGGCAGGCCAGGTCGGCGTGTACTACCGCGACCTGCAGGACGAGCGCGTCGTGTCGGCGTTGGCGCTCGTGCACCAGCGCTTCTCGACCAACACGTTCCCGGCGTGGGAGCTGGCTCACCCGTACCGGATGATCGCCCACAACGGCGAAATCAACACGGTGAAGGGCAACGTCAACTGGCTGAACGCGCGTACGGGCGCGATCGCCTCGCACGTGCTCGGCGACGATCTGCCGAAGCTGTGGCCGCTGATCTATCCGGGCCAATCGGACACGGCGTCGTTCGACAACTGTCTCGAACTGCTCGTGATGGCCGGCTACCCGCTCGTCCACGCGGTGATGATGATGATTCCCGAAGCATGGGAACAGCACACGCTGATGGACGACAACCGCCGCGCGTTCTACGAATACCACGCCGCGATGATGGAGCCGTGGGACGGCCCCGCTGCGATTGCGTTCACCGACGGCCGCCAGATCGGCGCGACGCTCGACCGTAACGGTCTGCGTCCGGCGCGCTACATCGTCACCGACGACGACCTCGTCATCATGGCGTCGGAAGCGGGCACGCTGCTCATTCCCGAATCGAAGATCGTCAAGAAGTGGCGTCTGCAGCCGGGCAAGATGTTCCTGATCGACATGGAGCACGGCCGCATCATCGACGACAAGGAACTGAAGGACAACCTCGCGAACGCCAAGCCGTACAAGAGCTGGATCGACGCCGTGCGCATCAAGCTCGACGAAATCGAGCCGAACGCGGAAGACGTCGTCACGGAGCGCCGTGAAGCGGCTGCGCTGCTCGATCGCCAGCAGGCATTCGGCTACACACAGGAAGACCTCAAGTTCCTGATGGCGCCAATGGCGCAGGCAGGCGAAGAAGCAGTTGGCTCGATGGGCAACGACTCGCCGCTGGCCGTCATGTCCAACAAGAACAAGACGCTCTATCACTACTTCAAGCAGCTGTTCGCGCAGGTCACGAACCCGCCCATCGACCCGATCCGTGAAAACATGGTGATGTCGCTGGTGTCGTTCGTCGGCCCGAAGCCGAACCTGCTCGACACGAACAACATCAACCCGCCGATGCGTCTCGAAGTGTCGCAGCCGGTGCTCGACTTCAAGGACATCGCGAAGATCCGCGCGATCGATCAGTACACGGGCGGCAAATTCAGCTCGTACGAACTGAACATCTGCTACCCGGTCGCGTGGGGCAAGGAAGGCATCGAAGCGCGCCTCGCGTCGCTGTGCGCGGAAGCCGTCGACGCCGTCAAGTCCGGCTACAACATGCTGATCGTGTCGGACCGCAAGACCGACCGCGACAACGTCGCGATTCCGGCGCTGCTGGCCACGTCGGCGATTCACTCACACCTCGTGCAGCAGGGTCTGCGCACGAGCACGGGCCTCGTCGTCGAAACGGGCTCGGCGCGTGAGACGCACCACTTCGCGCTGCTCGCGGGCTTCGGCGCGGAAGCCGTTCACCCGTACCTCGCGATGGAAACGCTCGCGCAGATGGCAGTGGGCATGAAGGGCGACCTGTCGGCGGAAAAGGCCGTCTACAACTTCACGAAGGCAGTCGGCAAGGGCCTGTACAAGGTCATGTCGAAGATGGGCATTTCGACGTACATGTCGTACACGGGCGCGCAGATTTTCGAGGCAATCGGTCTCGCTGAAGATCTCGTGAGCAAGTACTTCAAGGGTACGGCGTCGAAGGTCGGCGGCATTGGCCTGTTCGAAGTGGCTGAAGAAGCGATCCGTCTGCACCGCGACGCGTTCGGCGACAACCCGGTTCTCGCCAACATGCTCGACGCGGGCGGCGAATACGCGTACCGCGTGCGCGGCGAAGACCACATGTGGACGCCCGATGCGATCGCGAAGCTGCAACACTCGGCGCGCAGCAACTCGTATCAGACGTACAAGGAATACGCGCATCTGATCAACGATCAGACGAAGCGTCACATGACGTTCCGCGGCCTGTTCGAATTCAAGGTCGATCCGTCGAAGGCGATTCCGCTCGACGAAGTCGAATCGGCGAAGGACATTGTCAAGCGCTTTGCAACGGGCGCGATGTCGCTCGGCTCGATCTCGACGGAAGCGCACGCCACGCTCGCGGTCGCGATGAACCGTATCGGCGGCAAGTCGAACACGGGTGAAGGCGGCGAAGACGAGAACCGCTATCGCAACGAACTGCGCGGCATTCCGATCAAGAATGGCGACACGATGAAGACCATCCTCGGCGATGAAGTCGTGACCGACATCCCGCTGAAGGAAGGCGATTCGCTGCGCTCGAAGATCAAGCAGGTCGCGTCGGGCCGTTTCGGCGTGACGGCGGAGTATCTTGCTTCCGCGGACCAGATCCAGATCAAGATGGCGCAGGGCGCGAAGCCGGGCGAAGGCGGTCAGTTGCCGGGTCACAAGGTGTCCGAGTACATCGGCAAGCTGCGTTACTCGGTGCCGGGCGTCGGCCTGATCTCGCCGCCGCCGCACCACGACATCTATTCGATCGAAGACCTCGCGCAGCTCATTCACGATCTGAAGAACGCGAATTCGGCGGCGAGCATCTCGGTGAAGCTGGTGTCGGAAGTGGGCGTCGGTACGGTTGCTGCGGGTGTCGCGAAGGCGAAGGCCGATCACGTCGTGATCGCCGGCCACGATGGCGGCACGGGCGCATCGCCGCTGTCGTCGGTGAAGCACGCCGGCACGCCGTGGGAACTGGGCCTCGCGGAAACGCAGCAGACGCTGGTGCTGAACCAGTTGCGCGGCCGTATCCGCGTGCAGGCCGACGGTCAGATGAAGACGGGCCGCGACGTCGTGATCGGCGCGCTGCTCGGCGCGGACGAATTCGGTTTCGCGACGGCGCCGCTGGTCGTCGAAGGCTGCATCATGATGCGCAAGTGCCATCTGAACACGTGCCCGGTCGGCGTCGCGACGCAAGACCCCGTGCTGCGCGCGAAATTCCAGGGCCAGCCGGAACACGTCGTGAACTTCTTCTTCTTCATCGCTGAGGAAGTGCGCGAAATCATGGCGCAACTGGGTGTACGCAAGTTCAACGACCTGATCGGCCACAGCGAATTCCTCGATATGAAGAAGGGCATCGAGCACTGGAAGGCGAAGGGTCTGGACTTCTCGCGCGTGTTCTACCAGCCGAGCGTCCCCGCGAGCGTCGCGCGCATGCACGTCGATTCGCAGGATCACGGCCTCGACCGCGCGCTCGATCACGTGCTGATCGAGAAGGCGAAGGCGGCGATCGAGAAGGGCGAGCACGTGTCGTTCATCCAGCCGGTGCGCAACGTGAACCGTACGGTCGGCGCGATGCTGTCCGGCACGATCGCGAAGAAGTATGGCCACGACGGTCTGCCCGACGACGCGATTCACATCCAGTTGAAGGGCACGGCGGGCCAGAGCTTCGGCGCGTTCCTCGCGAAGGGCATCACGCTGGATCTGGTCGGCGACGGCAACGACTACGTCGGCAAGGGTCTGTCGGGCGGCCGCATCATCATCCGTCCCACGAATGATTTCCGCGGCAAGTCCGAAGAAAACATCATCTGCGGCAACACGGTGATGTACGGCGCGATCGAAGGCGAATCGTTCTTCCGTGGCGTTGCGGGCGAGCGCTTCTGCGTGCGTAACTCGGGCGCGACGGCGGTTGTCGAAGGCACGGGCGACCACGGTTGCGAATACATGACGGGTGGCACGGTCGTCGTGCTCGGCGAAACGGGCCGTAACTTCGCGGCGGGCATGTCGGGCGGTCTCGCCTACGTGTACGACGTGGACGGTTCGTTCGCGGCGAAGTGCAACAAGTCGATGGTCGCGCTCGAACCGGTGCTGCAACAGGCCGAACAGGAGCGCACGGTCGACAAGGCACTGTGGCACATCGGCCAGACCGATGAAGCGCTGCTCAAGGGGCTCATCGAACGTCACTTCCAGTTCACGGGTTCGCCGCGTGCAAAGGCGCTGCTCGAAAACTGGGATGCGTCGCGCCGTCAGTTCGTGAAGGTGTTCCCGACCGAATACAAGCGCGCGCTGGGCGAAATGGGCGCGAAGAAGGCAGCCAAGGAAGTACTCGCGGCCTGA
- a CDS encoding transposase, producing MARLARLYVPDQPQHVILRGLDQQPAFVDDQDYELFIDCLKAASRDHHLSVHAYALMPGAVQLLVTPTDESSLPKAMQAVGRRYVAHFNRRYSRRGTLWEGRYRATVIEGEKYFLLASRVVEMSPVRNQLASAPEDYRWSSYRHHIGLTLDSLITDHRLYWSLGNTPFERQRAYRELCEQPLDEREASQLQQATLKGWVLGSDSYREWAARAANRRVSPLPRGRPRKVRETPQTQ from the coding sequence ATGGCACGGCTTGCACGTCTTTATGTCCCTGACCAGCCGCAACACGTGATCCTGCGCGGACTCGACCAGCAGCCCGCATTCGTGGACGACCAGGATTACGAACTGTTCATCGATTGCCTGAAGGCGGCTTCACGCGATCACCATCTGTCCGTTCATGCATACGCGCTGATGCCCGGCGCGGTGCAGTTGCTCGTCACGCCCACCGACGAATCGAGCCTGCCCAAGGCGATGCAGGCCGTCGGGCGGCGTTACGTCGCGCACTTCAATCGCCGTTACTCGCGGCGCGGCACGTTGTGGGAAGGCCGCTATCGCGCGACGGTGATCGAAGGCGAGAAGTACTTCCTGCTCGCGAGCCGCGTCGTCGAAATGTCGCCGGTGCGCAACCAGCTGGCGAGCGCACCGGAAGACTACCGATGGTCCAGTTATCGGCATCACATCGGCCTGACCTTAGACAGTTTGATCACTGATCATCGTTTGTACTGGTCGCTCGGCAATACGCCGTTCGAACGGCAGCGCGCGTACCGCGAATTGTGCGAGCAGCCGCTCGACGAACGCGAAGCCAGCCAGCTTCAGCAGGCCACGTTGAAGGGCTGGGTGCTCGGTAGCGATTCGTATCGGGAGTGGGCGGCGCGGGCTGCGAACCGGCGCGTCTCGCCCTTGCCCAGGGGCCGGCCGCGCAAGGTCCGGGAGACGCCACAAACCCAATAA
- a CDS encoding OmpW/AlkL family protein, translating to MKLKQALGVAALACITTTAHAQSAGSFFVTTGWFHLAPQSSSDPLRETNVNGTPVNITVPNTGAELGSGDTVGFTGGYFVTDHIATEFVIGVPPQFDLKGTGAFQQYGKLGSAKQWSPTLLFKYYFNQPQAKFRPYLGLGVSRVSFTDEHITNGAFERNVLHGPTTVTTDSSWEPVFNAGFTYAFTDHWFAGFSISYLPLSTTAKLNTQAQTPIGTVNVQSETKIRLNPIVTYVNLGYRF from the coding sequence ATGAAATTAAAACAGGCCTTGGGGGTCGCGGCACTCGCTTGCATAACAACCACAGCGCACGCGCAATCGGCCGGCAGTTTCTTCGTTACAACAGGATGGTTCCATCTCGCGCCTCAGTCCAGTAGTGACCCGTTGAGAGAGACAAACGTCAACGGTACGCCCGTCAACATCACCGTGCCCAACACGGGCGCCGAACTCGGCAGCGGCGACACCGTCGGTTTCACCGGCGGCTATTTCGTCACCGACCATATCGCCACAGAATTCGTGATCGGCGTGCCACCGCAATTCGACCTGAAGGGCACGGGCGCATTCCAGCAATATGGCAAGCTCGGCTCAGCGAAACAATGGAGCCCGACGCTGCTGTTCAAGTACTACTTCAACCAGCCGCAAGCGAAGTTCCGTCCGTATCTGGGCCTGGGCGTGAGCCGCGTCTCGTTCACCGATGAGCACATCACGAACGGCGCCTTCGAGCGCAACGTACTTCATGGTCCGACCACAGTCACGACGGATAGTTCGTGGGAGCCCGTGTTTAATGCCGGCTTCACGTACGCGTTCACCGACCACTGGTTCGCGGGCTTCTCGATCTCGTATCTGCCGCTCTCGACGACCGCCAAGCTGAACACCCAGGCGCAGACGCCGATCGGTACCGTCAACGTGCAATCGGAAACGAAGATTCGTCTGAACCCGATCGTCACGTACGTGAACCTCGGTTACCGGTTCTAA
- a CDS encoding DUF883 family protein: MTALPNTRDALGESWTTAGRRARRIARHSRHAAEDIASELRTLMTELENTLGDGTQADATVLRTQMRKRLDEARTRLNDTRDAMRERAEAALHGADDYIHENPWRTLAIVGGVALIAGALIARGGSR, encoded by the coding sequence ATGACTGCACTTCCTAACACGCGAGATGCCCTGGGCGAATCCTGGACCACGGCTGGCCGTCGTGCGCGGCGCATTGCGCGCCACAGTCGACACGCGGCTGAAGATATTGCAAGCGAACTGCGCACATTGATGACCGAACTCGAGAACACGCTCGGAGACGGCACGCAAGCCGACGCCACGGTGCTGCGCACGCAGATGCGCAAGCGTCTCGACGAAGCGCGCACACGTCTGAACGACACACGCGATGCGATGCGCGAGCGCGCCGAAGCGGCATTGCACGGTGCCGACGATTACATCCATGAAAATCCGTGGCGGACGCTCGCCATTGTTGGTGGCGTTGCGCTGATCGCAGGCGCCTTGATTGCGCGAGGCGGTTCACGCTGA
- a CDS encoding deoxyguanosinetriphosphate triphosphohydrolase: MSESLDAASVTPTTGVVSLPTIAALEAHLAPYAAHSSQSRGRRHHEAPPSARTEFQRDRDRIVHSTAFRRLEYKTQVFVNHEGDLFRTRLTHSLEVAQIARSVARNLRVNEDLVEAISLAHDLGHTPFGHAGQDALNECMRDYGGFEHNLQSLAVVDDLEEHYGAFDGLNLCFETREGILKHCSRENARRLGELGERFLQGRQPSIEAQIANLADEIAYNNHDVDDGLRSGLLTIDQLAEVELWHTHYDAARRDYPQIEGRRLIHEIVRRIINTLIVDLIDTTTRNIARHAPGSLDDVRRAPPLVAHSDAVAAQATELKRFLFKNLYRHYRVMRMANKAQRVIAGLFDAFINDPRLLPPAYQTTDAAKQPRLIAHYIAGMTDRYASKEYQRLFIVDGD; the protein is encoded by the coding sequence CTGAGCGAATCACTCGACGCCGCTTCTGTGACGCCCACTACAGGCGTCGTATCGCTGCCCACCATCGCCGCGCTCGAAGCGCATCTCGCGCCGTACGCCGCGCATTCTTCGCAATCGCGCGGCCGGCGCCATCACGAAGCGCCGCCAAGCGCGCGCACCGAATTTCAGCGCGACCGCGACCGCATCGTCCATTCGACCGCTTTCCGAAGGCTCGAGTACAAGACGCAGGTCTTCGTGAATCACGAGGGCGATCTGTTCCGCACACGGCTCACGCACAGTCTCGAAGTCGCGCAGATCGCGCGTTCTGTCGCGCGCAATTTGCGCGTGAACGAAGATCTCGTCGAAGCGATTTCTCTGGCGCACGATCTCGGGCACACGCCGTTCGGCCATGCAGGGCAGGACGCGCTCAATGAATGCATGCGCGACTACGGCGGCTTCGAGCACAATCTGCAAAGTCTCGCCGTCGTCGACGATCTAGAAGAGCATTACGGCGCATTCGACGGCCTGAATCTGTGCTTCGAAACGCGCGAAGGCATCCTCAAGCATTGCTCGCGCGAAAACGCGCGGCGTCTCGGCGAACTGGGCGAGCGTTTTTTGCAAGGGCGGCAACCGTCGATCGAAGCGCAGATCGCCAATCTCGCCGACGAAATCGCATACAACAATCACGACGTGGACGACGGTCTGCGCTCGGGATTGCTCACAATCGATCAGCTCGCCGAAGTCGAGCTATGGCACACGCATTACGACGCAGCGCGGCGCGACTATCCGCAGATCGAGGGACGCCGGCTGATTCACGAGATCGTGCGGCGAATCATCAACACGCTAATCGTCGATCTGATCGACACGACCACGCGCAACATTGCGCGGCATGCGCCCGGGTCGCTGGACGACGTGCGCCGCGCGCCGCCGCTGGTCGCGCACAGCGACGCCGTCGCTGCGCAAGCGACGGAACTCAAGCGGTTTCTGTTCAAGAACCTGTACCGCCACTATCGCGTGATGCGGATGGCAAACAAGGCGCAGCGCGTGATCGCCGGTTTGTTCGACGCGTTCATCAACGATCCTCGCCTGCTGCCGCCCGCTTACCAAACGACAGACGCAGCGAAGCAGCCACGTCTCATCGCGCATTACATCGCGGGCATGACGGACCGGTACGCGTCGAAGGAATACCAGCGGCTGTTTATCGTCGATGGCGATTGA
- the aroB gene encoding 3-dehydroquinate synthase, whose product MITVNVELGERAYPIHIGADLIGKSELFAPHIRGASVTIVTNTTVDPLYGDTLRKALAPLGKDVTTVVLPDGEAHKNWETLNLIFDALLGARADRKTTLIALGGGVIGDMTGFAAACYMRGVPFIQVPTTLLSQVDSSVGGKTGINHPLGKNMIGAFYQPQAVIADIGALRTLPPRELAAGIAEVIKTGAIADATFFDWIEANIEALNRCEPQALAEAVKRSCEIKASVVAKDEREGGLRAILNFGHTFGHAIEAGLGYGEWLHGEAVGCGMVMAADLSVRLGHLDEAARKRLVAVIEAAHLPTQAPTLGAARYVDLMRVDKKAEAGEIKFILLKRFGDTLITRAPDEAVLETLDASVGT is encoded by the coding sequence ATGATTACCGTCAACGTCGAACTGGGCGAACGCGCCTATCCCATTCATATCGGCGCCGATCTGATCGGCAAAAGCGAGCTGTTCGCGCCGCATATTCGCGGCGCGTCGGTGACGATCGTCACCAACACGACGGTCGATCCCTTGTACGGCGACACCTTGCGCAAGGCGCTCGCGCCGCTCGGCAAGGACGTGACGACGGTCGTGTTGCCCGACGGCGAGGCGCACAAGAATTGGGAAACGCTGAATCTGATCTTCGACGCGCTGCTTGGCGCGCGGGCCGATCGCAAGACCACGCTGATCGCGCTCGGCGGCGGCGTGATCGGCGACATGACGGGTTTCGCGGCCGCTTGCTACATGCGCGGCGTGCCGTTCATCCAGGTGCCGACCACGCTGTTGTCGCAGGTCGATTCGTCGGTTGGCGGCAAGACGGGCATCAACCATCCGCTCGGCAAGAACATGATCGGCGCGTTTTACCAGCCGCAAGCGGTGATCGCCGATATCGGCGCGCTGCGCACGCTGCCGCCGCGCGAACTGGCGGCGGGGATTGCGGAAGTCATCAAGACGGGCGCGATTGCCGACGCAACGTTTTTCGACTGGATCGAAGCGAACATCGAAGCGCTCAACCGCTGCGAGCCGCAAGCGCTCGCCGAAGCGGTCAAGCGGTCGTGTGAGATCAAGGCTTCCGTGGTGGCTAAGGACGAGCGCGAAGGCGGTCTGCGCGCAATCCTCAACTTTGGCCACACGTTCGGTCACGCGATCGAAGCGGGTCTCGGCTATGGCGAGTGGCTGCACGGCGAAGCGGTGGGCTGCGGGATGGTGATGGCGGCGGACCTGTCCGTGCGACTCGGCCATCTGGACGAAGCCGCGCGCAAGCGGCTCGTTGCCGTCATCGAGGCTGCGCATCTGCCTACTCAGGCGCCTACGCTCGGCGCGGCGCGTTACGTCGATCTGATGCGCGTCGACAAGAAGGCGGAAGCGGGCGAAATCAAGTTCATCCTGCTGAAGCGTTTCGGCGACACACTGATCACCCGCGCCCCCGACGAGGCGGTGCTCGAAACCCTCGACGCCAGCGTCGGCACCTGA
- a CDS encoding shikimate kinase: MQPRDAHANVFFVGLMGAGKTTVGRAVARRLDRPFFDSDHEIEVRTGARIPVIFELEGESGFREREAQVIADLTGRESIVLATGGGAVLRPENRDALRAHGIVVYLRANPHDLWLRTRRDKNRPLLQTEDPKGRLEALYEVRDPLYRECADFVIETGRPSVNGLVNMVLMQLEMAGVARPTAS; encoded by the coding sequence TTGCAACCGCGGGACGCACACGCCAACGTTTTTTTTGTAGGGCTCATGGGGGCAGGCAAGACCACCGTGGGCCGGGCCGTGGCGCGCCGGCTGGATCGCCCGTTCTTCGACTCCGATCATGAAATCGAGGTGCGCACGGGCGCGCGCATCCCGGTGATCTTCGAACTCGAAGGCGAATCGGGCTTTCGCGAACGCGAGGCGCAAGTGATCGCCGACCTTACCGGGCGCGAAAGCATTGTGCTCGCCACGGGCGGCGGCGCGGTCTTGCGCCCGGAAAACCGCGACGCGCTGCGCGCACACGGCATCGTCGTCTATCTGCGCGCCAATCCGCACGATCTCTGGCTGCGCACGCGCCGCGACAAGAACCGGCCGCTTCTGCAGACCGAGGACCCGAAAGGGCGCCTCGAAGCGCTCTATGAAGTGCGTGATCCGCTCTACCGCGAATGCGCCGATTTCGTGATCGAAACGGGCCGTCCGTCCGTCAACGGGCTCGTCAACATGGTGCTGATGCAGCTCGAGATGGCGGGCGTCGCCAGGCCTACTGCGTCATAA
- the pilM gene encoding type IV pilus biogenesis protein PilM yields MALKHSFRMAMRRQAVGIDVGVQAVRIVALSCSARKMGPVRIGIALEPLAPGAMAGAEIVDRQAVARALSEAFCHVPQQCMSAALRCAMAIPGSATFTAHLPVNHASSPHGSAASIEPTVLMEAERVAGIERHALAVDWYVDESPPHLRTVSIAATAREHLEARIESAAMAGVTLTTVDVEPHAALRALRHAATFELELHEPYAAIWIGSDGVYGWRVEGETIAEEIRYPSPEYSCVADALRDLAENNLNVCALVGGEIELLEGVCFSLADIGDVLDCSVLPFDCSSLSDGNVIPDSDLLHEPSFAVAFGLALRGITQ; encoded by the coding sequence ATGGCGTTGAAACACTCGTTTCGAATGGCAATGCGGCGTCAGGCAGTCGGCATCGATGTCGGCGTGCAAGCGGTGAGGATCGTGGCGCTGAGCTGCAGCGCGCGAAAGATGGGACCCGTGCGCATCGGCATTGCTTTGGAGCCACTCGCGCCGGGCGCGATGGCAGGCGCGGAGATCGTGGACCGGCAAGCGGTGGCGCGCGCGTTGTCCGAGGCATTCTGCCATGTGCCCCAGCAATGCATGTCGGCGGCACTGCGTTGCGCAATGGCGATTCCGGGTTCCGCGACCTTCACGGCGCATCTGCCCGTTAACCACGCGAGCAGCCCGCATGGTTCAGCCGCGTCAATCGAGCCTACGGTGCTGATGGAAGCCGAGCGCGTCGCGGGCATCGAGCGTCATGCGCTCGCCGTCGACTGGTATGTCGACGAGTCGCCGCCGCATCTTCGCACGGTGTCGATTGCCGCGACGGCGCGCGAGCATCTCGAAGCACGCATCGAAAGCGCAGCGATGGCGGGCGTGACGCTGACAACCGTCGACGTCGAGCCGCATGCGGCGTTGCGCGCGCTGCGTCACGCGGCGACCTTCGAACTCGAACTGCACGAACCGTATGCGGCGATCTGGATCGGCAGCGATGGCGTGTACGGCTGGCGCGTCGAAGGGGAAACAATCGCGGAAGAAATCCGTTATCCATCGCCCGAATATTCGTGCGTCGCCGACGCGTTGCGCGATCTCGCGGAAAACAACCTGAACGTGTGCGCGCTGGTGGGCGGCGAAATCGAACTGCTCGAAGGCGTGTGCTTTTCGCTTGCCGATATCGGTGATGTGCTGGACTGTTCCGTGTTGCCGTTCGATTGTTCGTCGCTCAGCGACGGCAACGTGATACCCGACTCGGATCTGTTGCATGAGCCTTCGTTCGCGGTTGCGTTCGGTCTTGCATTGCGCGGCATTACGCAATGA